The proteins below are encoded in one region of Silene latifolia isolate original U9 population chromosome 2, ASM4854445v1, whole genome shotgun sequence:
- the LOC141641968 gene encoding protein FATTY ACID EXPORT 7-like, which produces MEDLSTSQKFTLGYAALVGVGGVMGFLKRGSIMSLGAGGVSSALLYYAYTQLPKRPTYASSLGLGVSATLVGAMGFRFQKTKKVFPAGLVALLSLGMSGGYLHGILRSQH; this is translated from the coding sequence ATGGAGGACTTGTCAACATCTCAGAAGTTTACCCTGGGTTATGCTGCCCTTGTTGGAGTAGGTGGAGTTATGGGGTTTTTGAAGAGAGGAAGTATCATGTCCCTTGGTGCCGGCGGTGTGTCATCTGCACTTCTGTACTATGCCTATACTCAACTTCCAAAGAGGCCAACTTATGCATCCTCACTTGGGCTTGGTGTCTCTGCAACCTTGGTCGGAGCAATGGGATTTCGCTTTCAGAAAACTAAAAAGGTGTTTCCTGCTGGACTTGTTGCTCTTCTGTCTCTCGGTATGAGTGGAGGTTACCTCCATGGTATTCTTCGTAGCCAACACTAG